The following DNA comes from Bradyrhizobium sp. SK17.
GGTAGAGCATGTTGAACCAGTCGAGCGAGACGCCGGGGCGGCCATCCTTGCCCTTCTTGACCATGTCGAGGAACGGCTCGCGGCGGCCGATCTCGTAGACCACGTTCTGGATGTCTTCCGCGGCAGCATTCGCCGGCATGTTGGCGAGCGCATCGCGCAGATCCTGCAACGCGGCGCGTTCGCCGTCGGTCGGTTCGCGGAACTGCTTGGTCGGCGCCACGAAGTCGCGATAATAGTTGATGGCGTAGCCGACCATCGCATCGAGCTTCGGATGCGTCTCCGGCGTCACGCCTGGACGGTAGCGGCCGATGAAGCCCCACAACGTCTCGGCGTTTTCCGCGTTCGACGACGACACCAGCGTCAGCAAGAGCTGGAAGGTGACCGGCATGTCGGCCTGCGGCGGCTTGCCGGAATGGATGTGCCAGACCGGATTCTGCAACTGCTGCCGCGGCTCCTGGCGGGTGAAGCCATCAAGGAACTGCTGGTACTCGTCGACATTGCGCGGGATGACGTCGAAATACAGCCGCTTCGCCGCCTTCGGCTCGCGGTACATGAACAGCGACAGCGATTCCGGCGAGGCGTAACGCAGCCATTCGTCGATCGTCAGGCCGTTGCCCTTCGACTTCGAGATTTTCTGGCCCTTGTCGTCGAGGAACAGTTCGTAGTTGAAGCCTTCCGGCGGCGTGCCGCCGAGCGCCGTGCAGATCTTCGCCGACAGCTTCACCGAGTCGATCAGGTCCTTGCCGGCCATTTCATAGTCGACGCCGAGCGCGTACCAGCGCATCGCCCAGTCCGGCTTCCATTGCAGCTTGCAACGGCCGCCGGTGACCGGAACGGTGACGCTCTCCTTGGTGTCGGGATCCTCATACGAGATCGTGCCGGCCTTGGCGTCATGCGCCGTCACCGGCACGTAGAGCACGAGGCCGGTGCGCGGGCAGATCGGCAGGAACGGCGAGTAGCTCGCGGCGCGCTCTTCGCGCAGCGAGGGCAGCATGATCGCCATCACCTTCTCGATCCGCTCCAGCATACGGAGCAGCGCGGCGTCGAAGCGGCCGGAGGTGTAGTATTCGGTCGAGCTTGCGAACTCGTAGTCGAAACCGAACTGGTCGAGGAAGGCGCGCAGCCGCGCATTGTTGTGCTGGCCGAAGCTCGGATGGGTGCCGAACGGATCGGGCACCTTGGTCAGCGGCTTGCCGAGATGCTGTTGCAGCAGCTCCTTGTTCGGTACGTTGTCCGGCACCTTGCGCAGGCCGTCCATGTCGTCCGAGAAGGCGAGCAGCCGCGTCTTGATCTTGTCCTCGGTGAGCACGCGGAAGGCGTGGCGCACCATGGTGGTGCGCGCGACCTCGCCGAAGGTGCCGATATGCGGCAGGCCCGACGGGCCGTAGCCAGTCTCGAACAGCACCTCGTCCTTGGGATTTTTCTTCAGCCGCGCCACAATCGCTTTCGCCTGCTCGAACGGCCAGGCGTTGGATTGTTCGGCGAGCGCCCGCAGGTCGCTCGGGCTGGCGGCAAGATCAATCACGGACATTCTTCAGGCTTTCTCCAAAAAGGCCGCGAAAACTAACGCTTTCGCGGCAAAATGCAAAACTGCGCTCCCTCGCCCCGCCCTTGCGGGAGAGGGCTGGGGTGAGGGGCTCGATCCGCATCGCAAACCGAGAGACGGAATCGCGGAGGGCCCCCCTCACCCGGAATTCAAGCTACGCTTGAATTCCGACCTCTCCCCGCAAGCGGGGCGAGGTGAAGACCGACCGAGTCAAAACGGGCTGATCGAGAAGTAACGCAGCCACAGATCGGTGTAGCGGCCTTTTTCCCAGATCCTGAACAGCGCCCAGTTCAGCGACTGCCGCAGCAGGTCGTTGCCCTTGCGCACGGCGATGCCGACGCCCTCGCCGAAATAGCGGCTTTCGACGAAGGGTCCGCCGGAGAACGCGCAGCACCCGTCCGAGTCCGTGCCGTTGATCCAGAACGCCAGCGAGATCGCATCGCCAAAGATGAAGTCGACCTCGCCGCGGCGCAGCGCCGCGCGCAGCGCATCGTTATCCGGGTAGGAGTGGATCTCGGCGTCGGTGAACATCGCCTTGAGGTAGGCCTCGTGCGAGGTGCCGGCGATCACGCCGACCTTCTTGCCTTCGAGATATTCGGGGCGGATTTCCGGCATCACATTGTCGCGGCGCGACACGAAGCGTGCCGGCGCGCGGTAATAGGGATCGGTGAAATCGACCTTGGCGCGCAACTGCGGCGTCACCGCCATCGACGCGATGATGGCGTCGCCCCGGTTGGTGGCGAGCGCATCGATCAGGGTCTCGAAGCGGCGCATCTGGATGGTGCAGGTGACCTTGATCTCGTCGCAGAGCGCGCGCGCCAGGTCGACGTTGAAGCCGGCAGGATTGCCGTCGGGACCGGTGAAGTTGAACGGCGGATAATCGGTCTCGGTCAGGAAGCGGATCACGGTGAGGCGCGACAGGTCCGGGCGATCCGGCCGACGGCGCGGGTCCCAGAACCCGGGCACGGCCTGCGGCGCGGCCGCGGCGGCCTTGGGCGGTTGGGCCGGGGCGGTCGGCGCAGCGGCTGCCGGAGGCGTCGCGGGCACGGCTTGAGCAGGAGCGGCCGCGGTGGGCGGAGCCGGCGCCGTCTTGGCCGCCGGTGGCGTCTGCGCGGACGCTGGACCGGCCAGGACCAGCAAACCGGCCGCCATCACTCCCACAACCAGGCAGAGCTGGCGCGAGCGGACGGCAAAGGGCTGGGTGAACGGGTCGGGCATAACCGGCAATTTTAGGGAATTGAACGGCTTATAGACCATCCGGCGCCCGTTGCGAGCGCCGAATGGGTTAATTCTCGGCCGCAAATGGCGGTCAGAGATACCGTTTGAGATCGGCCGCGGCCTCTTCCGGCGTCCGTTTCAGATTGAACGGCGCAACGAAATGGCCGTCGCGGTCCATCAGATAGATCAGCGCGGTGTGATCCATCGTGTAGTCACCATCCTTCAGCGGCACCTTCTTGGCGTAGACGCGGTAGCTCGACAGCACCTTGGCGATCGACGCGGGATCGCCGGTCAGGCCCTTGAGATGCGGATCGAAGCTCGACAGATAGTCCTTCATCGCGGCTGCGGTGTCGCGCTCCGGATCGACCGAGACGAAATAGGCATTCACGCGGTCAGCGTCCTTGCCCATCGCCTTGAGGACCTCGGAGATCTCGAACAGCGAGGTCGGGCAGACGTCCGGGCAATGGGTGAAGCCGAAGAAGATCAGGGTCGGCTTGCCCTGCAGATTCTTGTCGGTGACGGTCTGGCCGGACTGGTCGGTAAGCTGGAACGGACCGCCGATCGCGGCCGGCGCGGCCACGGTGCGCAGGCCACCGATCGCCCACAGCATGAGGAACAGGCCGACCGCGAGGCTGGCGGCGAAGGCGGCGAAGATCACCAGCGGGCGGGTGGTCTGGGGCATGATACGAGGCGCGTCCTTGTCAGAAGCAGGCGGAGATGCCGGCCGTGATCATTTCGAAAAACACCGCGGTCCCGTAGTGGAACCAGAGCGCAGCGGCGGCAAGCAAGGCCAATCCGCCGATCCCGGCAGCGCCCCACAGGATCGCAGACGCCACCCGGCCCTGCGGAGCCGTCACGAGCTCGGTTGGGGTGGAGATCGGCTGAACCATGGGGATTCAGATAGGCCGGGTTCCGGCAGGCGGCAAGCACAATGCCGGTTGCCGGCTGTCAAATGATGGCGAGGCGAATGCCCACCATGTCTCGGGACGACCGAACTAAACTCAGCGCGCGGGCTTCGGCGCCGAGGCCTGGGCGTTGAGGTAGCACGGCTTGTACAGCGCCTGCAGTTGCTTGCCGCGCAGGAAGATCATGTTGCGGGTCAGGCCACCGCGGTCGTTGATCCATTTGCGCACCGCCGGCGGGTACATCAGGTACAGCATATGGGTGGCTTCCGGATTGGGCACCGGGCGGCCATTGTCGCCGTAATCCCAGGCGGCATGGAAGCCGAGGCTGGCGTGCGAGGTCACGCAGATCCGGTCGTGAGGAACCTTGCCGAGCACGATGGTGCAGGCCGAGGCGCAAAGCCCGTCGATGATGACCGTCTCACCTGACGTACGCAGGTCCTGGTACTTGTCGACATAGACCCCGATCTTGCCGCCGCGATCGTCGGCGATCCTGACCACTGCCTGTGACGCCCCCATTCCCGCCAGCAAGAGAACCGCCGCGAGCAACCCCGTCATCAACTTCATTGGCCAGCCCCAGTCGAAACCGAATCTGTTGGTCTTGTGATGCAAGATGATGGGAGCGTGTTGCGAGAGTCGATTTTTGTCCAGACAAGCAAAGCCGATCAAAACAAATTCAAATTGGGTGTTGCGCGCACGCTGCAGTGACGCGCGGAAAAGGTCCCAAACTGGAACAACTTGCCGCAACTGCTTGGTGCCTCGCCGCCACAGGCAAGGTCCATTTGGCGTTGACCGCGCGCAATGACGCGGTCTTGAATCCGTGCCGGGACGGGGGAAGCAAAACATGGCTGACGATGCAGATGTGATCGTGATTGGCGCGGGCCTTGCCGGCCTCGTCGCCGCGACCGAGATCGCCGATGCCGGCAAACGCGTCATCGTGCTGGATCAGGAAGGGGAACAGAGCCTCGGCGGCCAGGCCTTCTGGTCGTTCGGCGGCTTGTTCCTGGTCGATTCGCCGGAACAGCGCCGGCTCGGCATCAAGGACTCCGCTGACCTCGCGCTACAGGACTGGATGGGCACCGCCGGTTTCGATCGCGCAGAGGACCACTGGCCGCGCAAATGGGCCGAAGCCTATGTCGGCTTCGCGGCCGGCGAGAAGCGCGACTGGCTGCGCGCGATGGGCCATCGCATCTTCCCGGTGGTCGGCTGGGCCGAGCGCGGCGGCTATGACGCGATGGGCCACGGCAATTCGGTGCCCCGCTTTCATGTCACCTGGGGCACCGGCCCCGGCATCGTCGAGCCGTTCGAGCGCCGTGCGCGCGCGGCTGCGAACAGCGGACGGCTGGTGTTCAAGTTCCGGCATCGCGTCGATGCGCTCAGCGTCAGCAACGGCACGGTCGACGGCGTCAGCGGCGCGATCCTGGAACCGAGCTCGGTCGAACGCGGCAAGAGCTCCTCGCGCAAGGTGGACGGCGACTTTTCGCTGCGCGCACAGGCCGTCATCGTCGCCTCCGGCGGCATCGGCGGCAATCACGACCTGGTCAGGCAGAACTGGCCGCAACGACTCGGCGAACCGCCGAAGTTCATGATCTCCGGCGTGCCCGAACACGTCGACGGCCGCATGATCGGGATCACCGAGCAGGCCGGCGGCCGGCTGATCAACCGCGACCGCATGTGGCACTATGTCGAGGGCATCCAGAACTGGAACCCGATCTGGCCGCGTCATGGCATCCGGATCCTGCCGGGACCGTCGTCGATGTGGTTCGACGCCACGGGCAAGCGGCTGCCGGCGCCACTGTTCCCTGGCTCCGACACGCTCGGGCAGCTGCATTACATCATGAGCACCGGCTACGATTATTCCTGGTTCATCCTGACCCAGAGCATCATCAAGAAGGAGTTCGCGCTCTCCGGCTCCGAGCAGAACCCTGACCTCACCGGCAAAAGCTGGCGCATGACGATCAAGCGCGCCACCAACAAGGGCGCGCCGGCGCCGGTCGAGGCGTTCAAGCAGCACGGCGCCGACTTCATCGTGCGCGACAACCTCGCCGACCTCGTCGGCGCCATGAACAAGCTCGCGGGCAACGACCTGCTGAAGCTCGATGCGATCAAGGCGCAGATCGAGGCGCGCGACCGCGAGATCACCAACCCCTATGTCAAGGATGCGCAGGTGATGAACCTGCACAACGCGCGGCGCTATATCGGCGACCGGCTGATCCGGACCGCGAAGCCGCACCGCATCCTCGATCCCGACCACGGCCCGCTGATCGCGGTGAAGCTCAACATCCTGACCCGCAAGACGCTCGGCGGCTTCGAGACCGACCTCGAGTCGCGCGTGTTCGGCAACGACCATCAGATCATCCGCGGGCTCTATGCCGCTGGCGAAGCCGCCGGCTTCGGCGGCGGCGGCATGCACGGCTATCGCTCGCTCGAAGGCACCTTCCTCGGCGGCTGCCTGTTCTCCGGCCGCAACGCCGGGCGCGCGGCGGCGAAGGCGGTGGGCTAGGGGCGCATACTCAAAAACATCGAAAACAACCCCATGCAAAGCAGCGGGCCACCGCCGGCCCCCCCGAAAGCGGCTTGACGCGTCGGGCAACTCAGGGGTATTTTCTATTATCCCGAAATAGTACAGCCGCCTCGATGTCGGGGCGAACCGGACGTCGGCGACGATTTGTAAGTACGCGTCCTTAAGATGAGATGCTCAGGCGGATCAAACCGACTTTAGCGGCCGGGACCTGGCCTGGCGTCGGTCACGTTTCGATTGCTTGGACTCATCAGGTCTGAGCTTTGCCGTCTTCGCCGAGCTCCGAAACACCTCTGCGAGCCGCCGCGTCGCAATGTCGGTTTCGGCGGCCGTCAAACCGGAGAATCCGAGCAGCAATCGTGGTTCAGCCGGCGCGCCGATGTGCATCGGTGACGTGGGGATCACGACGACGCCGCCATCGAGGGCAGCTCGTGCCAAGGCGCAATCGTCCCGCCAACTGCCGGTGCTGCGCGCCGTCAGATGAACGCCCTGCTCCGGAAGGAGTGCAACGAGGTGTTCCGACAGCCTCTCTTTGAGCAGATCGAAGAGGAGATCGCGTGAGGCGCGAGAGCTTTCGCGCAGACGCCGCAGGTGCGCAGGGAAGTAGCCTTCGCTGAGGAAGTCAGCCACGACCAGTTGGTGCAGCGGTGCCGGGAAGCGATCGACGATCGGTCGTACAGCTCGAAACGCGGCGACCAGATCGTCGGGTACGACGAGATAGCCGACCCGGAAGCCGGGCA
Coding sequences within:
- a CDS encoding SCO family protein produces the protein MPQTTRPLVIFAAFAASLAVGLFLMLWAIGGLRTVAAPAAIGGPFQLTDQSGQTVTDKNLQGKPTLIFFGFTHCPDVCPTSLFEISEVLKAMGKDADRVNAYFVSVDPERDTAAAMKDYLSSFDPHLKGLTGDPASIAKVLSSYRVYAKKVPLKDGDYTMDHTALIYLMDRDGHFVAPFNLKRTPEEAAADLKRYL
- a CDS encoding lysine--tRNA ligase — protein: MSVIDLAASPSDLRALAEQSNAWPFEQAKAIVARLKKNPKDEVLFETGYGPSGLPHIGTFGEVARTTMVRHAFRVLTEDKIKTRLLAFSDDMDGLRKVPDNVPNKELLQQHLGKPLTKVPDPFGTHPSFGQHNNARLRAFLDQFGFDYEFASSTEYYTSGRFDAALLRMLERIEKVMAIMLPSLREERAASYSPFLPICPRTGLVLYVPVTAHDAKAGTISYEDPDTKESVTVPVTGGRCKLQWKPDWAMRWYALGVDYEMAGKDLIDSVKLSAKICTALGGTPPEGFNYELFLDDKGQKISKSKGNGLTIDEWLRYASPESLSLFMYREPKAAKRLYFDVIPRNVDEYQQFLDGFTRQEPRQQLQNPVWHIHSGKPPQADMPVTFQLLLTLVSSSNAENAETLWGFIGRYRPGVTPETHPKLDAMVGYAINYYRDFVAPTKQFREPTDGERAALQDLRDALANMPANAAAEDIQNVVYEIGRREPFLDMVKKGKDGRPGVSLDWFNMLYQVLLGQEKGPRFGSFVAVYGVQNAVNMIDGALARSS
- a CDS encoding transporter substrate-binding domain-containing protein; its protein translation is MPDPFTQPFAVRSRQLCLVVGVMAAGLLVLAGPASAQTPPAAKTAPAPPTAAAPAQAVPATPPAAAAPTAPAQPPKAAAAAPQAVPGFWDPRRRPDRPDLSRLTVIRFLTETDYPPFNFTGPDGNPAGFNVDLARALCDEIKVTCTIQMRRFETLIDALATNRGDAIIASMAVTPQLRAKVDFTDPYYRAPARFVSRRDNVMPEIRPEYLEGKKVGVIAGTSHEAYLKAMFTDAEIHSYPDNDALRAALRRGEVDFIFGDAISLAFWINGTDSDGCCAFSGGPFVESRYFGEGVGIAVRKGNDLLRQSLNWALFRIWEKGRYTDLWLRYFSISPF
- a CDS encoding FAD-binding dehydrogenase, whose protein sequence is MADDADVIVIGAGLAGLVAATEIADAGKRVIVLDQEGEQSLGGQAFWSFGGLFLVDSPEQRRLGIKDSADLALQDWMGTAGFDRAEDHWPRKWAEAYVGFAAGEKRDWLRAMGHRIFPVVGWAERGGYDAMGHGNSVPRFHVTWGTGPGIVEPFERRARAAANSGRLVFKFRHRVDALSVSNGTVDGVSGAILEPSSVERGKSSSRKVDGDFSLRAQAVIVASGGIGGNHDLVRQNWPQRLGEPPKFMISGVPEHVDGRMIGITEQAGGRLINRDRMWHYVEGIQNWNPIWPRHGIRILPGPSSMWFDATGKRLPAPLFPGSDTLGQLHYIMSTGYDYSWFILTQSIIKKEFALSGSEQNPDLTGKSWRMTIKRATNKGAPAPVEAFKQHGADFIVRDNLADLVGAMNKLAGNDLLKLDAIKAQIEARDREITNPYVKDAQVMNLHNARRYIGDRLIRTAKPHRILDPDHGPLIAVKLNILTRKTLGGFETDLESRVFGNDHQIIRGLYAAGEAAGFGGGGMHGYRSLEGTFLGGCLFSGRNAGRAAAKAVG